A region from the Streptomyces tsukubensis genome encodes:
- a CDS encoding S1 family peptidase produces MRITRVIPALATAAATLVALAPTATAATPAPTPVGTAALPIIGGGYATDAPWAARLFSNGRQTCSATIIAPTWILTARHCVGGGGLSFRIGSLDQTSGGTVANASGVYNHASSDLSLVKLDRSVSATYSRLGQPGSVSVNQTVQVYGWGATSQCGSEINCQSQFLKVARVVVTGGCRDAYNGSAICARRGDGITAGGDSGGPMMANGIQVGVASTSDRQTTTAYTNVTAYRPWIQSIAGV; encoded by the coding sequence ATGCGCATCACCCGAGTCATACCCGCCCTCGCGACCGCGGCGGCCACCCTTGTCGCGCTGGCCCCCACAGCCACCGCTGCCACCCCGGCCCCGACCCCGGTCGGTACAGCGGCCCTGCCGATCATCGGCGGCGGCTATGCCACCGACGCCCCGTGGGCGGCCCGGCTGTTCTCCAACGGCCGCCAGACGTGCAGCGCCACGATCATCGCGCCGACCTGGATTCTGACCGCCCGGCACTGCGTGGGCGGCGGCGGGCTGTCGTTCCGCATCGGCAGCCTCGACCAGACCAGCGGCGGCACCGTGGCCAACGCCTCCGGCGTGTACAACCACGCCTCCTCCGACCTCTCGCTGGTCAAGCTGGACCGCTCGGTGTCGGCGACCTACTCGCGCCTCGGACAGCCGGGGTCGGTCTCGGTGAACCAGACCGTCCAGGTGTACGGCTGGGGAGCCACCTCCCAGTGCGGTTCGGAGATCAACTGCCAGTCCCAGTTCCTGAAGGTCGCCAGGGTCGTCGTGACCGGCGGCTGCCGCGACGCCTACAACGGCTCCGCGATCTGCGCCCGCCGCGGCGACGGCATCACCGCGGGCGGCGACTCCGGCGGCCCGATGATGGCCAACGGCATCCAGGTCGGCGTCGCCTCCACCAGTGACCGGCAGACCACGACCGCCTACACCAATGTGACGGCGTACCGTCCCTGGATCCAGTCGATCGCCGGCGTCTGA
- the cseB gene encoding two-component system response regulator CseB — protein MSGEDQVSRVAEPRVSGVPEPRVPDPLSVLLVEDDDAIRRSVQLALERYGYRVTVAADGLGGLEAFRAGGHDLLILDVMLPELDGIGLCCRIREQSQVPVLMMSARGDALDVVAGLEAGADDYVVKPVDTAVMVARIRALLRRATFHEAVIAGPPERDGGKPLVFGDLSVDTLGMEVHRAGELVPLTPTELRLLLEFAATPGVVLDRRKLLRDVWDYGWEGDTRVVDLCVLRLRKKIGSGRIETVRGFGYKLVRG, from the coding sequence ATGAGCGGTGAGGACCAGGTGAGTCGTGTGGCGGAACCCCGGGTGAGTGGTGTGCCGGAACCCCGGGTCCCGGACCCTCTGAGCGTGCTCCTTGTCGAGGACGACGACGCCATCCGGCGCTCCGTCCAGCTCGCCCTGGAGCGCTACGGCTACCGCGTGACGGTGGCCGCCGACGGACTCGGCGGACTGGAGGCCTTCCGGGCCGGCGGCCACGATCTGCTGATCCTCGACGTGATGCTGCCCGAACTCGACGGTATCGGCCTGTGCTGCCGGATCCGCGAACAGAGCCAGGTACCGGTGCTGATGATGTCGGCACGCGGGGACGCCCTCGACGTGGTCGCCGGTCTGGAAGCGGGCGCCGACGACTATGTGGTGAAACCCGTCGACACCGCGGTCATGGTCGCCCGCATCCGGGCCCTGCTGCGCCGCGCCACCTTCCACGAGGCGGTTATCGCCGGTCCGCCGGAGCGCGACGGCGGCAAACCTCTCGTCTTCGGCGACCTCAGCGTCGACACCCTGGGCATGGAGGTGCACCGGGCCGGCGAACTCGTCCCTCTGACCCCCACCGAGCTCCGCCTGCTGCTGGAGTTCGCTGCCACCCCCGGGGTGGTCCTGGACCGCCGCAAGCTGCTGCGCGACGTCTGGGACTACGGCTGGGAGGGCGATACCCGCGTCGTCGACCTCTGCGTCCTGCGGCTGCGCAAGAAGATCGGCAGCGGCCGCATCGAGACCGTCCGCGGCTTCGGCTACAAACTCGTCCGCGGCTGA
- a CDS encoding D-alanyl-D-alanine carboxypeptidase family protein encodes MSPVRRRTRPGPGARPAALPGRCLFLVPLLAGALLAGACARPSGDEPLPDPGNPAVAPVAGSLDLPWPDEGQAAVSVEGIGSLGTRGRQTPVPIASVTKVMTAHVILKDRPIKDGTDGATVVADQQAADESFSSSESAAPILAGHSYTQRQLLEIMMVSSANNVARLLARWDAGGQKAFVAKMNRTAAALGMNRTTYTGVSGIESDTRSTATDQLKLAGAAMKDPVFRAIVATPAVTPPGGVRIPNTNKLLGQNGVIGLKTGSSTPAGGNLVWAATQRIGGTARLVLGVVLGQRAGTTPAQGSAAARDAGLALVTAVRKDLPNAVVRAAGAGG; translated from the coding sequence ATGTCCCCCGTTCGCCGCCGCACCCGACCGGGCCCCGGAGCCCGGCCCGCCGCGCTCCCCGGCCGTTGTCTGTTTCTCGTCCCCCTGCTGGCCGGAGCGCTGCTCGCCGGAGCGTGTGCCCGGCCCTCCGGCGACGAGCCGCTTCCCGACCCCGGCAATCCGGCCGTCGCGCCCGTCGCCGGGTCACTGGACCTGCCCTGGCCGGACGAGGGCCAGGCAGCCGTGTCCGTCGAGGGCATCGGCAGCCTCGGCACCAGGGGCAGGCAGACGCCCGTCCCGATCGCCAGCGTCACCAAGGTCATGACCGCCCATGTGATCCTGAAGGACCGTCCGATCAAAGACGGAACGGACGGCGCGACCGTCGTCGCGGACCAGCAGGCGGCCGACGAATCGTTCTCCTCCAGCGAATCGGCCGCGCCGATACTGGCCGGACACTCCTACACCCAGCGCCAACTGCTGGAGATCATGATGGTGTCCTCCGCGAACAACGTGGCCCGGCTGCTGGCCCGCTGGGACGCCGGCGGTCAGAAGGCGTTCGTCGCCAAGATGAACCGGACCGCCGCCGCCCTCGGCATGAACCGCACCACCTACACCGGGGTGAGCGGTATCGAGTCCGACACCCGCAGCACCGCCACCGACCAGCTGAAACTGGCCGGCGCCGCCATGAAGGACCCGGTCTTCCGCGCGATCGTGGCCACCCCCGCGGTGACCCCTCCGGGCGGGGTACGGATCCCCAACACCAACAAGCTGCTGGGCCAAAACGGTGTCATCGGGCTGAAGACCGGCTCCTCCACCCCGGCGGGAGGAAACCTCGTCTGGGCCGCCACCCAGCGGATCGGCGGCACTGCGCGGCTCGTCCTCGGCGTCGTCCTGGGCCAGCGCGCGGGAACTACTCCCGCCCAGGGCAGCGCCGCCGCGCGCGATGCCGGTCTGGCCCTGGTCACCGCGGTTCGCAAGGACCTTCCGAACGCCGTCGTCCGGGCGGCCGGGGCGGGAGGCTGA
- a CDS encoding GMC family oxidoreductase, which yields MIHEPRHDHEQGQERGREQDWEQDWDLIVVGAGSAGAALAARSAAKGKRVLLLEAGPDHRSSQLSEVWRLPNPLRALGDPAAGRSLLQQGLTARRTEVQPPLPYLQGRGVGGSSTVNGQIAIRPPMEDFDDWARAGCTGWSPRDVLPYFARLEDDAQYGGEPGHGRGGPIPVTRTPAAAWGAVDRALYETALAAGYGWAPDVNAPGATGVSPYPVNSRGGRRVTTNDGYLEPQRENPLLTIRCEATVDRVLLSGRRATGVRYLTGGRVREARADRVVLSAGAVHSPAILQRSGIGPADGLRALGIAPVVDLPVGAGLQDHPLSIIGLPLAEPWAAGADDRYTNVCVRYTSGGPGGQPNDMMFVACNQNVLALARADTGRGAGAILVWVNQVYARGQVVLRSADPTALPFLDQRMLSDVRDLQRLRDGVRTLLELARARPVAELGDGRFDEVNAELLAAVDDDGALDGYLLRTAGDGQHPTSSCRMGDPADPATVVDPGGRVLGTEGLYVADASVLPSCPRSNTNLVSIMVGELTADRLD from the coding sequence GTGATCCACGAACCTCGCCATGACCATGAACAGGGCCAGGAACGGGGCCGGGAACAGGACTGGGAACAGGACTGGGATCTGATCGTCGTCGGCGCGGGCTCGGCCGGTGCCGCGCTGGCCGCCCGGTCGGCGGCGAAGGGAAAGCGGGTCCTGCTGCTGGAGGCCGGTCCCGACCACCGCTCGTCGCAGCTGTCCGAGGTATGGCGGCTGCCGAATCCGCTGCGGGCCCTGGGAGACCCGGCAGCCGGCCGGTCGCTGCTCCAGCAGGGGCTGACGGCCCGCCGGACCGAGGTCCAGCCCCCGCTCCCCTATCTCCAGGGCCGGGGCGTCGGCGGCAGTTCCACGGTCAACGGGCAGATCGCGATCCGGCCGCCGATGGAGGACTTCGACGACTGGGCCCGGGCCGGCTGCACCGGCTGGTCCCCGCGCGACGTCCTGCCGTACTTCGCCCGGCTGGAGGACGATGCCCAGTACGGCGGGGAGCCCGGGCACGGCCGGGGCGGCCCGATCCCGGTGACGCGTACCCCCGCGGCCGCATGGGGCGCGGTGGACCGGGCCCTGTACGAGACGGCCCTGGCCGCCGGTTACGGCTGGGCGCCGGACGTCAACGCCCCCGGGGCGACCGGCGTCTCCCCGTACCCGGTCAACTCCCGCGGCGGACGCCGGGTGACCACCAACGACGGCTATCTGGAACCGCAGCGGGAGAACCCCCTGCTCACGATCCGGTGCGAGGCCACCGTCGACCGGGTGCTGCTGTCGGGGCGCCGGGCCACCGGGGTGCGCTACCTCACCGGGGGCCGGGTGCGGGAGGCGCGGGCCGACCGGGTGGTGCTGAGCGCGGGCGCCGTCCACTCCCCCGCGATCCTCCAGCGCTCCGGCATCGGCCCGGCCGACGGTCTGCGGGCGCTCGGGATCGCTCCGGTCGTGGACCTGCCCGTCGGGGCAGGACTCCAGGACCATCCCCTGAGCATCATCGGGCTGCCGCTGGCGGAGCCGTGGGCGGCGGGCGCCGACGACCGCTACACCAATGTGTGCGTCCGGTACACGAGCGGCGGGCCGGGCGGGCAGCCGAACGACATGATGTTCGTGGCCTGCAACCAGAACGTCCTCGCGCTGGCCCGCGCCGACACCGGCCGGGGCGCGGGCGCGATCCTCGTCTGGGTCAACCAGGTGTACGCACGGGGGCAGGTGGTGCTGCGGTCGGCGGATCCGACGGCCCTGCCGTTCCTGGACCAGCGGATGCTGTCCGACGTACGGGATCTCCAGCGGCTGCGCGACGGGGTCCGCACCCTGCTGGAACTGGCCCGGGCTCGGCCTGTCGCCGAGCTGGGCGACGGACGGTTCGACGAGGTCAACGCGGAACTGCTGGCCGCCGTCGACGACGACGGGGCCCTCGACGGGTATCTCCTGCGGACCGCCGGCGACGGCCAGCATCCGACCAGCAGCTGCCGGATGGGCGATCCCGCCGATCCGGCGACCGTGGTCGACCCGGGCGGCCGGGTCCTGGGTACGGAGGGGCTGTACGTGGCCGACGCCTCGGTGCTGCCGTCGTGCCCCCGGTCCAACACCAACCTGGTGTCGATCATGGTGGGTGAGCTGACGGCGGACCGGCTGGACTGA
- a CDS encoding sensor histidine kinase has protein sequence MRLFHPRALRWKIAALTAAACCAVAAVIGLLVQDANQDRLVDVGRQRAMAGLENMEKEVREREERPPNADLRPVDQVPEPLVRDLAEQARNGGRYGFWYQVDKPNMHWMWAAVVVDDGQVLIFRADMQVEERSLQLQNRSLATSVLAALAVVVPLAALATEPIVRRLGHGARTARAIADGDLDARIGRPGRARDEITEMSAAVDEMAAALQRRLENERRFTADVAHELRTPLMGLVTTAGLLPDDDEVAVLLRDRVRALNALVEDLLEISRLDAGVERAALDAVPLGELVTDVVRRLEAGPGVTVTVPAGDATRVETDPRRVERIVVNLVANAQRHGAEPVAISVTGDRVTVRDHGPGFPAALLEEGPQRFRTGASERGRGHGLGLTVAQGQAGVLGARLTFANAPDGGAVATLHL, from the coding sequence GTGCGCCTGTTCCACCCCCGCGCCCTGCGCTGGAAGATCGCCGCGCTGACCGCCGCGGCCTGCTGTGCGGTCGCCGCCGTCATCGGCCTCCTGGTCCAGGACGCGAATCAGGACCGGCTGGTCGACGTGGGGCGCCAGCGGGCCATGGCCGGACTGGAGAACATGGAGAAGGAGGTCCGGGAGAGGGAAGAGCGGCCGCCGAACGCCGATCTCCGCCCGGTGGACCAGGTGCCCGAGCCGCTCGTGCGCGATCTGGCCGAACAGGCCAGGAACGGAGGCCGCTACGGCTTCTGGTACCAGGTCGACAAGCCCAATATGCACTGGATGTGGGCGGCCGTCGTCGTCGACGACGGCCAGGTGTTGATCTTCCGGGCCGATATGCAGGTCGAAGAGCGCAGCCTCCAGCTCCAGAACCGCTCCCTCGCCACCTCCGTCCTCGCCGCCCTCGCCGTCGTCGTCCCGCTCGCCGCGCTGGCCACGGAGCCGATCGTGCGGCGCCTCGGCCACGGCGCCCGTACCGCCAGGGCGATCGCCGACGGTGACCTCGACGCCCGGATCGGCCGCCCCGGCCGGGCCCGCGACGAGATCACGGAAATGTCGGCGGCCGTCGACGAGATGGCCGCGGCCCTCCAGCGCCGGCTGGAGAACGAACGCCGCTTCACCGCCGATGTCGCGCACGAACTGCGCACCCCGCTGATGGGCCTGGTCACCACCGCCGGACTGCTCCCCGACGACGACGAAGTGGCCGTACTGCTCCGGGACCGGGTACGGGCGCTGAACGCGCTGGTCGAGGATCTGCTGGAGATCTCCCGGCTGGACGCGGGCGTCGAACGGGCCGCCCTCGACGCCGTACCGCTCGGAGAACTCGTCACCGATGTCGTACGGCGTCTGGAAGCAGGCCCCGGGGTCACCGTCACGGTGCCCGCCGGGGACGCGACCCGGGTGGAGACCGATCCACGCCGGGTGGAACGGATCGTGGTGAACCTCGTCGCCAACGCCCAGCGGCACGGCGCCGAACCCGTCGCGATCAGCGTCACCGGGGACCGGGTCACGGTCCGCGACCACGGCCCCGGTTTCCCCGCCGCGCTGCTCGAAGAGGGCCCGCAGCGGTTCCGTACCGGCGCGAGCGAACGGGGACGGGGGCACGGACTCGGACTCACCGTCGCCCAAGGGCAGGCCGGTGTCCTCGGCGCCCGGCTGACCTTCGCCAACGCTCCCGACGGCGGCGCCGTCGCCACCCTCCACCTGTAG
- a CDS encoding endonuclease/exonuclease/phosphatase family protein — MEPADDPETEAPGPAVRPRGRVLTAAALLWAGLMALHDLIPNAIGNLGSLFQTLLPWTGIAVPVLLGLAAVRRSRTAAVAALAPAAVWVVLFGGELTDKGAGGGDLTVISHNVDEGNRDPAGTARTLAAADADVLALEELPADSVDVYERALARAYPHHAVRGGVGLWSRYPLRDVAEVPILPWTRAIRATADTPRGPVALYVAHLASVRVHPAAGFTTGRRNASARSLAAVLRAEPLPRVVLMGDFNGTPRDTALAPVFSTLRSVQREAGDGFGFTWPAAFPMVRIDDIRVKGITPRSSWTLPATGSDHLPVAASLRL, encoded by the coding sequence CTGGAACCCGCAGACGACCCGGAGACGGAGGCCCCGGGGCCCGCCGTCCGGCCACGGGGGCGCGTGCTCACCGCCGCCGCGCTGCTCTGGGCCGGGCTGATGGCACTGCACGACCTGATCCCCAACGCGATCGGCAACCTCGGCAGCCTCTTCCAGACCCTGCTGCCCTGGACGGGTATCGCCGTGCCCGTCCTGCTCGGACTGGCCGCCGTACGCCGCTCCCGTACCGCCGCCGTCGCCGCCCTCGCGCCCGCCGCGGTCTGGGTGGTGCTCTTCGGCGGCGAACTCACCGACAAGGGCGCGGGCGGCGGCGATCTGACCGTGATCAGCCACAACGTCGACGAGGGAAACCGGGATCCCGCGGGCACCGCGCGCACCCTGGCCGCCGCGGACGCGGACGTACTGGCCCTGGAAGAGCTGCCCGCGGACTCCGTCGACGTGTACGAACGCGCCCTGGCCCGCGCCTATCCGCACCATGCGGTACGCGGCGGTGTCGGTCTCTGGAGCCGCTATCCGCTGAGGGATGTCGCGGAGGTGCCCATCCTGCCGTGGACCCGTGCGATACGGGCCACCGCCGACACCCCGCGGGGACCCGTCGCGCTCTACGTCGCGCACCTCGCGTCGGTACGGGTGCACCCCGCCGCCGGATTCACCACCGGGCGCCGCAACGCGTCCGCCCGGTCCCTTGCCGCGGTGCTCCGCGCGGAGCCCCTGCCCCGGGTCGTGCTGATGGGCGACTTCAACGGCACCCCCCGGGACACCGCACTCGCCCCGGTGTTCTCCACGCTCCGCTCGGTGCAGCGGGAGGCCGGTGACGGCTTCGGCTTCACCTGGCCCGCCGCGTTCCCCATGGTCCGCATCGACGATATCCGGGTGAAGGGGATCACCCCGCGCTCCTCCTGGACCCTGCCGGCCACCGGAAGCGACCATCTGCCCGTCGCGGCCTCCCTGCGCCTGTGA
- a CDS encoding S8 family peptidase — protein MRKTHISGIAAGALGLALPIALVPATGSAAPVPTPLVSVAQAPAESEIKGQYIVTVKAGNDAAAVAQAKSVRTDYVYDEVINGFAASLTSSQLAALRADKRIASIEEDQKVVSKATQNNAPWGLDRIDQRSGRNTTYTYNGTGAGVTAYIIDSGIYTAHPDFGNRARNVFDAFGGNGQDCNGHGTHVAGTVGGSVHGVAKGVQLRGVKVLNCQGSGSFSAIIAGFDWVRQNAVKPAVANASLGGGYSAALNNAATALANSGVHTTVAAGNNNQNACNYSPASAPGALSIAASDSADNKASFSNFGNCTDLYGPGVGVVSTRMGGGTTSMSGTSMAAPHVAGVAALYKGAYGEASSTTVNNWIINNSTANAIRGNVTGTPNRLLFKSTL, from the coding sequence ATGCGCAAGACCCATATCTCCGGTATCGCCGCCGGAGCCCTCGGGCTCGCCCTGCCGATCGCCCTCGTTCCCGCCACCGGATCCGCCGCCCCCGTCCCCACGCCGCTGGTCTCGGTCGCCCAGGCCCCGGCGGAGAGCGAAATCAAGGGTCAGTACATCGTCACCGTGAAGGCCGGCAACGACGCCGCGGCCGTCGCCCAGGCCAAGTCGGTCAGAACGGACTATGTCTACGACGAGGTCATCAACGGCTTCGCCGCCTCCCTGACCTCGTCGCAGCTGGCCGCGCTCCGCGCCGACAAGCGCATCGCGTCCATCGAGGAGGACCAGAAGGTCGTCTCCAAGGCGACCCAGAACAACGCGCCCTGGGGCCTGGACCGAATAGACCAGCGCTCCGGGCGCAACACCACGTACACCTACAACGGCACCGGCGCCGGGGTCACCGCGTACATCATCGACTCCGGTATCTACACGGCCCACCCCGACTTCGGGAACCGCGCCCGCAACGTCTTCGACGCCTTCGGCGGGAACGGCCAGGACTGCAACGGCCACGGCACCCATGTCGCGGGCACCGTCGGCGGCTCCGTCCACGGCGTGGCCAAGGGCGTCCAGCTCCGCGGGGTGAAGGTCCTCAACTGTCAGGGCTCGGGCTCCTTCTCGGCCATCATCGCGGGCTTCGACTGGGTCCGGCAGAACGCGGTGAAGCCCGCCGTCGCCAACGCCTCTCTCGGCGGTGGCTACTCGGCCGCCCTCAACAACGCGGCCACGGCGCTGGCCAACTCCGGCGTCCACACCACCGTGGCCGCGGGCAACAACAACCAGAACGCCTGCAACTACTCCCCGGCCAGCGCCCCCGGCGCCCTCTCCATCGCCGCTTCGGACTCCGCCGACAACAAGGCGAGCTTCAGCAACTTCGGCAACTGCACCGACCTGTACGGTCCCGGTGTCGGTGTCGTCTCCACCCGGATGGGCGGGGGCACCACCAGCATGAGCGGTACGTCGATGGCCGCGCCGCACGTCGCGGGCGTCGCCGCGCTCTACAAGGGCGCCTACGGTGAGGCCTCCAGCACCACCGTCAACAACTGGATCATCAACAACAGCACCGCCAACGCGATCCGCGGCAACGTCACCGGTACGCCCAACCGCCTGCTGTTCAAGTCCACGCTCTAG